Genomic DNA from Vicinamibacteria bacterium:
CACCGTGATGGCGAGTCCCTTGACCCTTGCCAAGGACCGCAACGCAATCCACATATCCGTGACGATGCTCATTCACCTGCCTCCCCGATCAAACGATACATGTCCCCATCTCGCCTATTTCGCCAGCCGTGCTGCAACTTCTTCCTTTCCGTCCGTGAGCTTTCGACATCATAGACTCCCGGGCACTGGAAAACTCATCGGTCGAGCCCAAGCTCGGCCGTGGTATCCTTCGTGGAGCCTAACCTCCAGAAAAGGTGTGCGCGCACACAGCCGATGTGACCGGCTGTCGAAGAGGGGGTGTCGTGAACGTCCGATCCGCCGAAGGGCATGAGATCGGTCGACTGACCGAGATCTGGTACGACGGCTGGAATGATGCGCACGCGAAAATCGTGCCCGTCCAACTGGCTCGGCTTCGTAGCTGGGAAAGCTTCCGAGAAAGGCTCGAGGCGATTCTTCCGAGCGTGCGAGTGGCGGGTCCCGTGGGAGCCCCGGTTGGATTCTGCGTGGTGAAGGGCGACGAGCTCTATCAACTCTACGTCTCGGCGCAATCACGCGGTGCGGGAGTCGCCGGC
This window encodes:
- a CDS encoding GNAT family N-acetyltransferase, with the translated sequence MNVRSAEGHEIGRLTEIWYDGWNDAHAKIVPVQLARLRSWESFRERLEAILPSVRVAGPVGAPVGFCVVKGDELYQLYVSAQSRGAGVAGALIADAEARLVEDGIETAWLACAIGNERAARFYEKSGWHRVGTMINRLETSNGIFPLEVWRYEKSLTHPASTNSVQA